One segment of Thermococcus sp. AM4 DNA contains the following:
- a CDS encoding elongation factor 1-beta, producing MSDYNMVAVVKVMPTDPEVNLDELEAKLKEALPEKFGLAKVEREPIAFGLVALKFYVLAKDEEGYDLDQVLEAFRQVENVESAEVETVSRI from the coding sequence ATGAGCGACTACAATATGGTTGCGGTTGTTAAGGTCATGCCGACCGACCCCGAGGTCAACCTCGACGAGCTCGAGGCAAAGCTCAAGGAGGCTCTTCCCGAGAAGTTCGGCCTGGCAAAGGTCGAGCGCGAGCCCATAGCCTTCGGTCTCGTCGCCCTCAAGTTCTACGTCCTAGCTAAGGACGAAGAAGGTTACGACCTCGACCAGGTTCTCGAGGCCTTCAGGCAGGTTGAGAACGTCGAGAGCGCCGAGGTCGAGACCGTTTCGAGGATTTGA
- a CDS encoding zinc finger domain-containing protein yields the protein MKFEIPVCTSCGKEITPREHATHFVCPNCGEAIIWRCESCRVLSVPYKCPKCGWEGP from the coding sequence ATGAAGTTCGAGATACCCGTATGCACCTCATGCGGAAAGGAGATAACCCCTAGGGAGCACGCCACCCACTTCGTCTGCCCGAACTGCGGCGAAGCTATCATCTGGCGCTGCGAATCCTGCAGGGTTTTGAGCGTCCCATACAAGTGCCCCAAGTGCGGATGGGAGGGGCCGTGA
- a CDS encoding Lrp/AsnC family transcriptional regulator → MPGLLDDIDMKLLEELRKNARENIAALSKKIGIPRTTVHYRIKKLVEEGVIEKFTIKPNYKKLDLGTTAFILARYDPESGINQREVAKRVATLDGVYEVHIITGEWDLLIKVRAKNSEEIGKIVIDKLREIKGIGQTVTMVSFVSVKEEI, encoded by the coding sequence ATGCCCGGACTGCTCGATGACATAGACATGAAGTTGCTCGAAGAGTTAAGGAAGAACGCCAGGGAGAACATAGCGGCCCTGAGCAAAAAGATCGGCATACCGAGGACAACCGTGCACTACAGGATAAAGAAGCTCGTCGAGGAGGGAGTTATAGAGAAGTTCACCATAAAGCCCAACTACAAGAAGCTCGACCTCGGTACAACCGCCTTCATACTGGCAAGGTACGACCCCGAATCGGGGATAAACCAGAGGGAAGTGGCCAAACGCGTTGCAACGCTCGACGGGGTTTACGAGGTGCACATAATCACCGGAGAATGGGATCTGCTGATAAAGGTCAGGGCAAAGAACTCGGAGGAGATAGGAAAGATCGTCATCGATAAACTAAGGGAGATAAAGGGAATCGGTCAAACGGTCACGATGGTTTCGTTCGTCTCGGTCAAGGAGGAGATCTGA
- a CDS encoding XTP/dITP diphosphatase, translated as MRLAFITSNPGKVEEAKKYFEPLGVEVYQLSIAYPEIQADTLEEVAEYGAEWLAERTEGPFFLDDSGLFVEALKGFPGVYSAYVYKTLGYNGILKLLEGESNRRAYFKSVIAYWDGELHIFTGRVDGEITEEARGSGGFGFDPIFKPEGFDRTFAEMTTEEKNEISHRGRALRAFATWLKENLK; from the coding sequence ATGAGGCTCGCCTTTATTACCTCCAATCCCGGCAAAGTTGAGGAGGCCAAAAAATACTTCGAACCGCTCGGCGTTGAAGTATACCAGCTCTCCATCGCCTACCCTGAGATACAGGCGGATACCCTCGAGGAGGTCGCAGAATACGGGGCAGAGTGGCTGGCCGAAAGAACGGAGGGGCCCTTTTTCCTCGACGACTCAGGTCTCTTCGTAGAGGCACTCAAGGGCTTCCCCGGTGTTTACTCCGCCTACGTTTACAAGACCCTTGGCTACAATGGAATCCTCAAGCTCCTTGAGGGCGAAAGCAACAGAAGAGCTTACTTCAAGAGCGTCATCGCTTACTGGGACGGTGAGCTTCACATCTTCACCGGCAGGGTAGACGGTGAGATAACAGAAGAAGCCCGGGGAAGCGGCGGCTTTGGGTTCGATCCCATATTTAAGCCGGAGGGCTTTGACAGAACTTTTGCCGAAATGACAACGGAGGAGAAGAACGAGATCTCCCACAGGGGAAGGGCCCTGAGGGCCTTTGCCACTTGGCTCAAAGAAAACCTTAAATAA
- a CDS encoding adenosine-specific kinase, with amino-acid sequence MVKIEVVDVEKPEGVEVIIGQGNFSIFTVDDLARALLTAVPGIKFGIAMNEAKPQLTRYTGNDKELEELAAKNAVKIGAGHVFVILMKNAFPINVLNTVKNHPAVAMVYGASENPFQVIVAETDLGRSVLGIVDGKAANKIETEEQKRERRELVEKIGYTID; translated from the coding sequence ATGGTGAAGATAGAAGTGGTTGACGTTGAAAAGCCCGAGGGAGTGGAGGTCATCATCGGACAAGGCAACTTCTCTATATTCACGGTCGATGACCTTGCCAGGGCCCTTCTCACGGCCGTTCCGGGAATAAAGTTCGGAATAGCCATGAACGAAGCAAAACCGCAGCTCACGCGCTACACCGGAAACGACAAGGAGCTTGAGGAGTTGGCAGCGAAGAACGCCGTGAAAATCGGCGCGGGGCACGTCTTCGTGATCCTCATGAAGAACGCCTTCCCGATTAACGTCCTGAACACCGTCAAGAACCACCCCGCGGTGGCAATGGTTTATGGGGCCAGTGAGAACCCGTTCCAGGTCATCGTCGCAGAGACCGACCTCGGACGGAGCGTCCTCGGCATAGTGGACGGCAAAGCGGCGAACAAGATAGAGACCGAGGAGCAGAAGAGGGAGCGCAGGGAGCTCGTTGAGAAGATAGGGTACACGATTGACTAA
- a CDS encoding Lrp/AsnC family transcriptional regulator, whose product MQDVNPDEIELLVELLSKYPLESLKKIAQLEGLDYHRLTRIYDKYYGKYVFVNAIYDIKKLGLKSYIAYLSVPRERLREVALRMKQNPFIVDITAMFGFKNGITAIVYVPKEQVDLLDQVMEKYSDDYEYYEVRAYPPSGDDNFGEWNLPYQYAILMDILKWDARTPLSEIARELGKSRPTVRFMIRTLQHRGILLGYMATIENTEHDRGVTGITSELNEEVLEKFKDYEINVGVLLGRGYLLEWYFSSKEDLAQKLFEFSSYVEQLGIEYFDLLEDIKNLYPKQRFRRMVRKDGKGYRSILEF is encoded by the coding sequence ATGCAGGATGTCAATCCTGATGAGATAGAACTGCTCGTTGAGTTGTTGAGTAAGTACCCCCTTGAAAGCCTGAAGAAGATAGCCCAACTTGAGGGGCTGGACTATCACAGGCTCACTCGAATCTATGACAAGTATTACGGCAAGTACGTCTTCGTTAACGCCATATACGATATCAAAAAGCTCGGCCTGAAAAGCTACATCGCTTACCTCTCAGTCCCCAGGGAGCGACTACGTGAGGTCGCCCTGAGGATGAAACAAAACCCCTTCATCGTCGACATCACCGCGATGTTCGGCTTCAAGAATGGAATCACGGCGATAGTTTACGTCCCCAAGGAACAGGTGGATCTTCTCGATCAGGTCATGGAGAAGTACTCCGACGATTACGAGTACTACGAGGTTCGGGCTTATCCCCCCTCCGGCGACGACAACTTCGGGGAGTGGAACCTTCCGTACCAGTACGCCATCTTGATGGACATCCTCAAGTGGGACGCAAGGACACCCCTCTCGGAAATAGCGAGGGAGCTTGGGAAGAGCAGGCCAACGGTACGCTTTATGATCAGAACGCTCCAGCACAGGGGCATTTTGCTCGGTTACATGGCAACCATCGAGAACACGGAGCACGACCGGGGTGTGACTGGAATAACGAGCGAGCTAAACGAGGAGGTCCTTGAGAAGTTCAAGGATTACGAGATAAACGTCGGCGTGCTCCTTGGCAGGGGGTATCTCCTCGAGTGGTACTTTTCCTCCAAGGAGGACCTGGCCCAGAAGCTCTTCGAGTTCAGCAGTTACGTGGAGCAGCTTGGCATTGAGTACTTCGACCTCCTTGAGGACATAAAGAACCTCTACCCCAAGCAGAGGTTCAGGAGGATGGTAAGAAAGGACGGCAAGGGCTATCGCTCAATACTCGAGTTTTAG
- a CDS encoding SPASM domain-containing protein: protein MEEIAKVGTIVTQEIKPRAEEIVVGKPPWSETPHAGSVERLILQLGAGKGRFNELYGIPRSIGCLGNNSFILRRRKLEREEIEKILRDFKSMGGTEVWITNYDSPEELNEAVEMAFRVGIEEIRAVFLFEDVEKIRPIDGVEYIAELEYDPEAIISAAMRLWIRGVLVLVTPDRVNEAKEFIQKVKGDGDFKAYIDVLYPRSLRYLDFNTIELRKINNPTTSKYHDCLAGTVAVSADGFVLPCPLLRNMVVGDLREKSFKWIVGKSKKLREFWTMTKDKVEGCSTCPLRYICHDCRALEYQASGDIRGIEYCPLL from the coding sequence ATGGAGGAGATCGCGAAGGTTGGGACCATAGTTACCCAGGAGATCAAACCGAGGGCTGAAGAAATAGTCGTTGGAAAGCCCCCCTGGAGCGAAACGCCCCACGCCGGAAGCGTTGAGAGGCTCATCCTCCAGCTCGGTGCCGGTAAGGGAAGGTTCAATGAACTCTACGGGATTCCACGCTCAATAGGATGCCTCGGAAACAACAGCTTCATCCTAAGAAGGAGAAAGCTCGAGAGGGAGGAGATAGAGAAGATCCTCAGGGACTTCAAGTCCATGGGCGGAACCGAGGTCTGGATCACCAACTACGACTCCCCCGAGGAGCTCAACGAGGCAGTTGAGATGGCCTTCAGGGTCGGCATCGAGGAGATAAGGGCGGTCTTCCTCTTTGAGGACGTTGAGAAAATCCGCCCGATCGACGGTGTGGAGTACATAGCGGAGCTCGAATACGACCCCGAGGCCATAATCTCCGCCGCCATGAGGCTCTGGATCCGGGGCGTTCTGGTTCTGGTAACTCCCGATAGGGTGAACGAGGCAAAGGAGTTCATCCAGAAGGTTAAAGGAGACGGTGACTTCAAGGCGTACATAGACGTTCTCTACCCGAGATCCCTCAGGTACCTTGACTTCAACACGATAGAGCTCAGGAAGATAAACAACCCGACCACGAGCAAGTACCACGACTGTCTGGCCGGCACCGTTGCGGTCAGCGCCGATGGCTTCGTCCTTCCGTGCCCGCTCCTCAGGAACATGGTCGTAGGTGACCTCAGGGAAAAGAGCTTCAAGTGGATCGTTGGAAAGAGCAAAAAGCTCAGGGAGTTCTGGACAATGACGAAGGACAAGGTGGAGGGCTGTTCAACCTGCCCGCTGAGGTACATCTGCCACGACTGCAGGGCCCTTGAGTACCAGGCCAGCGGTGACATCAGGGGGATCGAGTACTGTCCATTGCTCTAA
- a CDS encoding molybdenum cofactor biosynthesis protein MoaE yields MKVRITREAFSVDEAIKLVETDEAGGYVVFLGKVRNENRGRRVLKLIYEAYEEMALKEMEKIRKEALEKFPILDILIWHRVGELEVGEDTILIVASGKHRGEAFDACRWAIDEVKKRVPVWKKEVTEEGTFWIEGENYHKA; encoded by the coding sequence GTGAAAGTTCGGATCACCCGGGAGGCCTTCAGCGTTGACGAGGCCATAAAGCTCGTGGAGACGGACGAGGCCGGGGGGTACGTTGTTTTCCTCGGAAAGGTCAGGAACGAGAACAGGGGCAGAAGGGTGTTAAAGCTGATCTACGAGGCGTACGAGGAAATGGCCCTGAAGGAGATGGAGAAGATCAGGAAGGAGGCCCTTGAGAAGTTTCCAATACTGGACATCCTGATATGGCATCGCGTCGGGGAGCTGGAGGTCGGTGAGGATACCATCCTGATAGTTGCCAGCGGCAAACACAGGGGAGAGGCCTTCGATGCGTGCCGCTGGGCCATAGACGAGGTCAAGAAAAGGGTTCCAGTGTGGAAGAAAGAGGTCACCGAGGAGGGCACCTTCTGGATTGAGGGGGAGAATTACCACAAAGCTTAG